A single Oncorhynchus nerka isolate Pitt River linkage group LG10, Oner_Uvic_2.0, whole genome shotgun sequence DNA region contains:
- the LOC115135291 gene encoding molybdenum cofactor sulfurase-like isoform X5 yields MPLQEATEKESLNFYQLCTFESFEEVWSHYGYKSDFKDVIEREFSRTKGITYLDHAGTTLYPESLVREFYQDISRNVYGNPHSHNPSSRLTHDTVEHVRYRILQHFNTTPDKYSVIFTSGCTAALKLVAESFPWRPPTATEPASQFCYLTDNHTSVVGIRGVTSALGVVSLPVSPEEIEARARDVAQSECSSCQTPHLFCYPAQSNFSGRKYSLGYVRGIQARKLYPACDSQGRWFVLLDAASFASCSPLDLQEHPADFVPFSFYKMFGFPTGLGALLVRNDTAALLRKAYFGGGTAAAYLAGENYYVPTPNMANRFEDGTISFLNVIALNHSFDTLHKLTGGMDKVQLHTFGLARYTYMLLSSLCHGNGQPVAQIYSDSEFENPSTQGAILNFNLTDCHGQIVGYSQVDKLASLFNIHVRTGCFCNTGACQLFLGTTNQDVKSNLQAGHVCGDDVDLVDGRPTGSVRVSFGYMSTFRDCQNFLNFIVDCFVEKPVEVDQVKLERLKSNTSSRGSSQCLVTVLTNGEPKHIDNRTHASTDPVVNECGGKAITKEEKSQGKAQYLTNIYIYPIKSCAAFEVTDWPVCPLGLLHDRGWMVVNGNGVCLNQKREPGLCLIHPQIFLPSNTLLLQASGMDTISVPLENHNEPHQSHGVCQSKLCGDRVQTVDCGDEAASWLSEFLGQPCRLIRQSPDFIRNMKKGHEKGVSSTALSLVNEAQYLMINHASVDLLQRHITSRQESSDHQPLDIHELVSRFRANLVISGLEPFEEDDWSHLIIGNTHFQVAGRCGRCQMIGVDQNTGAKTKEPLLSLSAYRKGKVTFGVYLVHQSLDGSNATLSVGAPVMSQWSG; encoded by the exons ATGCCACTGCAAGAGGCCACGGAGAAGGAGTCGTTGAATTTTTATCAACTGTGCACGTTTGAGAGCTTCGAGGAAGTTTGGAGTCATTACGGTTATAAAAGTGACTTCAAAGACGTAATAGAACGGGAGTTCTCAAGGACTAAAG GCATTACATACCTGGACCATGCTGGAACAACGCTATACCCTGAGTCACTGGTGAGAGAATTCTATCAGGATATCTCCAGGAATGTATATG GCAACCCTCACAGCCATAACCCCAGCAGTAGACTGACGCATGACACAGTAGAGCATGTCAGATACAG GATATTGCAGCATTTTAACACCACTCCTGACAAATACTCTGTGATTTTCACCTCTGGCTGTACGGCAGCTCTCAAATTAGTCGCTGAGAGCTTTCCCTGGAGGCCTCCCACTGCTAcggagccagccagtcagttctGCTATCTGACTGATAACCATACCTCGGTGGTCGGCATCAGAGGAGTTACTTCAGCACTGGGAGTGgtttctctacctgtctcccccGAGGAGATAGAGGCCAGAGCCAGAGATGTAGCCCAGAGTGAATGCAGCAGTTGCCAGACACCACACCTCTTCTGTTATCCAGCACAGAGCAATTTCTCTGGCAGAAAGTACTCCCTGGGTTACGTGAGGGGCATCCAGGCGAGGAAGCTCTACCCAGCGTGTGACAGCCAGGGCCGGTGGTTTGTCCTGCTGGATGCTGCCTCTTTTGCcagctgctctcctctggatTTGCAGGAGCACCCAGCGGACTTTGTTCCCTTCTCCTTCTATAAGATGTTTGGCTTCCCCACAGGTTTAGGGGCTCTTCTGGTCCGGAATGACACAGCTGCCCTCCTAAGAAAAGCATACTTTGGTGGGGGTACAGCAGCGGCCTACCTAGCGGGGGAGAACTATTACGTGCCAACGCCAAATATGGCTAACCG GTTTGAAGATGGCACCATCTCTTTCCTGAACGTCATTGCTCTAAATCATAGTTTTGACACTCTACACAAACTCACAG GAGGCATGGACAAGGTCCAGCTGCATACATTTGGTTTAGCACGCTATACTTACATGTTGCTGTCTAGCCTTTGCCATGGCAACGGACAACCAGTTGCTCAGATATACTCCGACAGCGAGTTTGAGAACCCGAGCACGCAGGGAGCCATCCTCAACTTCAACTTGACGGACTGTCACGGACAAATAGTTGGATACTCTCAG GTGGACAAGCTGGCTAGTCTTTTCAATATCCATGTGCGGACAGGTTGCTTCTGCAACACCGGTGCCTGTCAGCTCTTCCTTGGCACCACCAATCAAGACGTGAAGAGCAACCTACAG GCGGGTCATGTCTGTGGAGACGACGTAGACCTGGTTGATGGTCGTCCAACAGGATCTGTACGCGTATCCTTCGGCTACATGTCAACCTTCCGGGACTGCCAAAACTTCTTGAACTTCATCGTGGACTGCTTTGTGGAGAAACCAGTCGAAGTGGACCAAGTGAAACTAGAAAGACTGAAATCGAACACCTCTTCTCGAGGTTCCAGTCAGTGTCTGGTTACTGTGCTTACCAATGGGGAACCTAAACACATAGACAATAGGACGCATGCCTCTACAGATCCAGTTGTGAACGAATGTGGAGGCAAGGCCATCACCAAGGAAGAAAAGAGCCAAGGGAAGGCCCAGTATCTGACTAATATCTACATATATCCAATCAAATCCTGTGCAGCGTTTGAG GTGACTGACTGGCCAGTGTGCCCTCTGGGACTGCTCCATGACCGGGGCTGGATGGTGGTGAATGGTAATGGAGTGTGTCTGAACCAAAAGAGAGAACCAGGCTTATGCCTCATTCATCCGCAGATCTTCCTGCCCTCGAACACACTGCTCCTGCAGGCCTCAG GAATGGACACAATTTCTGTCCCTTTGGAAAACCACAATGAGCCACACCAGAGTCATGGTGTGTGTCAAAGCAAGTTGTGTGGTGACAG GGTGCAAACAGTAGATTGTGGCGATGAAGCTGCATCATGGCTCTCAGAGTTCCTTGGACAGCCTTGTCGTCTGATAAGGCAAAGTCCTGATTTCATTCGCAACATGAAAAAGGGCCATGAAAAAG GGGTCTCGTCCACTGCCCTCTCCTTGGTGAATGAAGCCCAGTACTTAATGATCAACCATGCCAGTGTTGATTTGCTTCAGAGACACATCACCAGCAG ACAGGAATCCTCTGACCATCAGCCTCTTGACATCCATGAGCTTGTTAGTCGGTTTCGTGCCAATTTAGTCATCTCTGGATTGGAGCCATTTGAGGAAGATGATTGGTCACACTTGATTATTGGAAACACCCATTTCCAG GTGGCAGGTCGGTGTGGCAGATGCCAGATGATTGGGGTTGATCAGAACACAggagccaagaccaaagagcctcttctgtctctctctgcctatcgCAAGGGGAAG GTGACCTTTGGTGTGTACCTTGTCCACCAATCACTGGATGGCTCCAATGCAACCCTATCTGTTGGCGCTCCTGTAATGTCTCAATGGTCAGGATAA
- the LOC115135291 gene encoding molybdenum cofactor sulfurase-like isoform X6, which translates to MPLQEATEKESLNFYQLCTFESFEEVWSHYGYKSDFKDVIEREFSRTKGITYLDHAGTTLYPESLVREFYQDISRNVYADAVIHSNLQEQLRLHALHKGTSTDSSPRHLRYSNQRPVNYWSYALYLCQTQMCNPHSHNPSSRLTHDTVEHVRYRILQHFNTTPDKYSVIFTSGCTAALKLVAESFPWRPPTATEPASQFCYLTDNHTSVVGIRGVTSALGVVSLPVSPEEIEARARDVAQSECSSCQTPHLFCYPAQSNFSGRKYSLGYVRGIQARKLYPACDSQGRWFVLLDAASFASCSPLDLQEHPADFVPFSFYKMFGFPTGLGALLVRNDTAALLRKAYFGGGTAAAYLAGENYYVPTPNMANRFEDGTISFLNVIALNHSFDTLHKLTGGMDKVQLHTFGLARYTYMLLSSLCHGNGQPVAQIYSDSEFENPSTQGAILNFNLTDCHGQIVGYSQVDKLASLFNIHVRTGCFCNTGACQLFLGTTNQDVKSNLQAGHVCGDDVDLVDGRPTGSVRVSFGYMSTFRDCQNFLNFIVDCFVEKPVEVDQVKLERLKSNTSSRGSSQCLVTVLTNGEPKHIDNRTHASTDPVVNECGGKAITKEEKSQGKAQYLTNIYIYPIKSCAAFEVTDWPVCPLGLLHDRGWMVVNGNGVCLNQKREPGLCLIHPQIFLPSNTLLLQASGMDTISVPLENHNEPHQSHGVCQSKLCGDSHWSTRSLPL; encoded by the exons ATGCCACTGCAAGAGGCCACGGAGAAGGAGTCGTTGAATTTTTATCAACTGTGCACGTTTGAGAGCTTCGAGGAAGTTTGGAGTCATTACGGTTATAAAAGTGACTTCAAAGACGTAATAGAACGGGAGTTCTCAAGGACTAAAG GCATTACATACCTGGACCATGCTGGAACAACGCTATACCCTGAGTCACTGGTGAGAGAATTCTATCAGGATATCTCCAGGAATGTATATG cagatgctgttATCCATAGCAACTTGCAGGAGCAATTACGGTTACATGCCTTGcacaagggcacatcgacagattctTCACCTCGCCATCTCAgatattcaaaccagcgacctgtCAATTACTGGTCCTACGCTCTTTACCTCTGCCAAACTCAGATGT GCAACCCTCACAGCCATAACCCCAGCAGTAGACTGACGCATGACACAGTAGAGCATGTCAGATACAG GATATTGCAGCATTTTAACACCACTCCTGACAAATACTCTGTGATTTTCACCTCTGGCTGTACGGCAGCTCTCAAATTAGTCGCTGAGAGCTTTCCCTGGAGGCCTCCCACTGCTAcggagccagccagtcagttctGCTATCTGACTGATAACCATACCTCGGTGGTCGGCATCAGAGGAGTTACTTCAGCACTGGGAGTGgtttctctacctgtctcccccGAGGAGATAGAGGCCAGAGCCAGAGATGTAGCCCAGAGTGAATGCAGCAGTTGCCAGACACCACACCTCTTCTGTTATCCAGCACAGAGCAATTTCTCTGGCAGAAAGTACTCCCTGGGTTACGTGAGGGGCATCCAGGCGAGGAAGCTCTACCCAGCGTGTGACAGCCAGGGCCGGTGGTTTGTCCTGCTGGATGCTGCCTCTTTTGCcagctgctctcctctggatTTGCAGGAGCACCCAGCGGACTTTGTTCCCTTCTCCTTCTATAAGATGTTTGGCTTCCCCACAGGTTTAGGGGCTCTTCTGGTCCGGAATGACACAGCTGCCCTCCTAAGAAAAGCATACTTTGGTGGGGGTACAGCAGCGGCCTACCTAGCGGGGGAGAACTATTACGTGCCAACGCCAAATATGGCTAACCG GTTTGAAGATGGCACCATCTCTTTCCTGAACGTCATTGCTCTAAATCATAGTTTTGACACTCTACACAAACTCACAG GAGGCATGGACAAGGTCCAGCTGCATACATTTGGTTTAGCACGCTATACTTACATGTTGCTGTCTAGCCTTTGCCATGGCAACGGACAACCAGTTGCTCAGATATACTCCGACAGCGAGTTTGAGAACCCGAGCACGCAGGGAGCCATCCTCAACTTCAACTTGACGGACTGTCACGGACAAATAGTTGGATACTCTCAG GTGGACAAGCTGGCTAGTCTTTTCAATATCCATGTGCGGACAGGTTGCTTCTGCAACACCGGTGCCTGTCAGCTCTTCCTTGGCACCACCAATCAAGACGTGAAGAGCAACCTACAG GCGGGTCATGTCTGTGGAGACGACGTAGACCTGGTTGATGGTCGTCCAACAGGATCTGTACGCGTATCCTTCGGCTACATGTCAACCTTCCGGGACTGCCAAAACTTCTTGAACTTCATCGTGGACTGCTTTGTGGAGAAACCAGTCGAAGTGGACCAAGTGAAACTAGAAAGACTGAAATCGAACACCTCTTCTCGAGGTTCCAGTCAGTGTCTGGTTACTGTGCTTACCAATGGGGAACCTAAACACATAGACAATAGGACGCATGCCTCTACAGATCCAGTTGTGAACGAATGTGGAGGCAAGGCCATCACCAAGGAAGAAAAGAGCCAAGGGAAGGCCCAGTATCTGACTAATATCTACATATATCCAATCAAATCCTGTGCAGCGTTTGAG GTGACTGACTGGCCAGTGTGCCCTCTGGGACTGCTCCATGACCGGGGCTGGATGGTGGTGAATGGTAATGGAGTGTGTCTGAACCAAAAGAGAGAACCAGGCTTATGCCTCATTCATCCGCAGATCTTCCTGCCCTCGAACACACTGCTCCTGCAGGCCTCAG GAATGGACACAATTTCTGTCCCTTTGGAAAACCACAATGAGCCACACCAGAGTCATGGTGTGTGTCAAAGCAAGTTGTGTGGTGACAG TCATTGGTCTACCAGAAGTCTGCCACTTTGA